The region CTGGAACAGGCGCTCACCCGGACCCTTCACCCACTGACCATCGATGGCGGTCACGGCCTGCGCGGGGATCTCCCAATGCGCCTCGAAACCGCGAAAGTGATCGATGCGGATAAGATCGAAGAACTCGCGCTGGGTACGCATGCGCTCGATCCACCAGCCGAAACCATCCTGTTCAATGCGGTCCCAGCGATAATGCGGGTTACCCCAGCGTTGACCGGTCGCCGAGAAATAGTCCGGCGGCACACCGGCCACGACTTCGAGGTGGCCCTCGGCATCGACCCGGAAGTATTCACGCCGCGCCCAGACCTCGGCACTGTCGTAGGCGACGAAAATCGGCATATCGCCGAACAGCAGCACGCCGCGGCGCGCCGCGTAGTCGCGTAACGCGTGCCACTGGGTGAAAAACACGAACTGTTCGAACTGTACCTGGGCAATGACCGCTGCCAGGCGCACCCGTGCGGCGGCCATTGCCTCCGGCTGACGGTCGCGCAGGGGCGCGGGCCAGTCCGACCAGACGCACTGCCCGTGTTCGTTACGCAGCGCCTCGTAGAGCGCGAAGTCGTCGAGCCACGTGCGGTGCTGGTCGATGAAGGCCTCGAGGGCGCGCCGGTCGTCCGCCTGCGCCCGCTCGCCAAAGCCGGCATACGCTGCCCGCAGCCGTGCCGCTTGCCACGCCGCCGATAATTCGACCGGTGGCGCCGCAACGGACCCCAGCCAGCCACGCTCGACCAGCCCGTGGAGACAGATCAGCCGTGGATTGCCGGCATGTACGGAGGTGCATTGATAGGGAGAGCAATCCGCATGGGTCGGCCCCAGTGGCAGCATCTGCCAGACCGACACGCCGGCCGCCGCCAGAAAATCCACGAAGCGCCGTGCCTCCACACCCAGTGCACCGGTGGCACTGTCTGGAAAGGAGGTCGGATGCAGCAGGATGCCTGCGCGGCGACAGGTGAAGGGCGACGCCTCCTCGTAGCGATGCGTCATCGACTCTCCTGTCAACTGCTCTGCTGCCCGCGGCGCATCACACCACCGTGCGCTGGCGGTTCGGGCCTCGTGCTGCCATGAGAGAAGACCTGGGTGAGATATTCCGGCGGCGTCTTGCCGAGCAACTGATACAGATTCGCGAGGTGCATGCGGTAGAGGTGGTCGAAATCGTGCACGGTCTCCGCCGGGTTGTAGTCACCGAACCACCAGAACCAGTCGGAGCCCTCACAGATGGCCAGCTGATGTTGTGCCTCGGCCAACTCGTTCGCCGTCAGGCGGCCACTGGCGACGCTGGCATCGAACATGCGCTTGGCGTCACCCAGCATCTCCCAGGCACGATTTTTGTCCTGGTCGCCGATCCAGGTGGAGAAGGTACCGTACACCCAGCTGCCCGCCACCAATTGAGTAAGGGGTGTGGGCTCGCCGCCGCTGTCCAGGTATTCAGAAAACGTGGTGAGCCGGATACGGGGATGATCGCTGAGCCGCCGGTAGAGAGCGCTCAGGAAATAGTAGCCGTTCTCCGGGTAATATTCCCAGGCGTTCTCGCCGTCGAGGATGATGGAGACGATGCGCTGCGCGTCAGGTTGTCCGGCCGCGGCGATGTTCTCCAGATTGTGGACCAGGTTGGCGATGGCGTCGTCGGCATGCCAGGTGGAATAGGTGAAGCCGATCGTGTCGGACAGGCCATCATCGCGGAAGAAACACGCGGTTCCATCTTTCTGTACGCGGTACGGCCGATACAGGGACTGCTCGCGCGGGGTGTTCTGGCGCTGCGGATTGCGCGCCAGGCTGTGGACCAGTACGCTCTCGCCACTCGCCGTCCAGTGGAAGCCGTGCGCGTGCAACTGCTTCAGCGTGGCGGTGCTGACCCCGCCCTCCGATGGCCAGCAGCCCCGCGGGCGGAAGCCGAAATGCCGCTGACAGGTGGCGACGGCCTCGCGCAGA is a window of Gammaproteobacteria bacterium DNA encoding:
- the malQ gene encoding 4-alpha-glucanotransferase, giving the protein MTHRYEEASPFTCRRAGILLHPTSFPDSATGALGVEARRFVDFLAAAGVSVWQMLPLGPTHADCSPYQCTSVHAGNPRLICLHGLVERGWLGSVAAPPVELSAAWQAARLRAAYAGFGERAQADDRRALEAFIDQHRTWLDDFALYEALRNEHGQCVWSDWPAPLRDRQPEAMAAARVRLAAVIAQVQFEQFVFFTQWHALRDYAARRGVLLFGDMPIFVAYDSAEVWARREYFRVDAEGHLEVVAGVPPDYFSATGQRWGNPHYRWDRIEQDGFGWWIERMRTQREFFDLIRIDHFRGFEAHWEIPAQAVTAIDGQWVKGPGERLFQALLDTFHDLPLVAEDLGIITAEVDALRMRFGLPGMKILQFAFGGAADNPYLPHNHERLSVVYTGTHDNDTSLGWYAGLDEVTRTHLHDYLGHPSEPMPWPLIRTAFASVAALAIVPLQDVLSLGSEHRMNTPGVAEGNWRWRFQWDQLPQKLAERVRQLTTLYGRR
- a CDS encoding glycoside hydrolase; protein product: MSAEPRLNVVLCWHMHQPQYCNTVSGEYLQPWTYLHAIKDYVDMAAHIEASPGAKAVVNFAPILLDQLADYAGQVRGFLREGSAIRDPLLAALGAASLPLEPEMRLRLVKACLRANKTRLIDRFPVYKRLAELGQWCSEHSESIGYITDQFVADILVWYHLAWLGETVRRADARVAELMQKGSGYSLHDRHTLMTIISGLLSGVIGRYARLAQAGKIEISVTPYAHPIVPLLLDLQTAREALPDVPLPQLDAYPGGAERIDWHLREAVATCQRHFGFRPRGCWPSEGGVSTATLKQLHAHGFHWTASGESVLVHSLARNPQRQNTPREQSLYRPYRVQKDGTACFFRDDGLSDTIGFTYSTWHADDAIANLVHNLENIAAAGQPDAQRIVSIILDGENAWEYYPENGYYFLSALYRRLSDHPRIRLTTFSEYLDSGGEPTPLTQLVAGSWVYGTFSTWIGDQDKNRAWEMLGDAKRMFDASVASGRLTANELAEAQHQLAICEGSDWFWWFGDYNPAETVHDFDHLYRMHLANLYQLLGKTPPEYLTQVFSHGSTRPEPPAHGGVMRRGQQSS